The following are from one region of the Methanomassiliicoccales archaeon LGM-DZ1 genome:
- a CDS encoding Hsp70 family protein, whose product MDNSSLKVGIDLGTTYSCIAYLNNEGKPEVCKNLYGGDTTPSVVYFREDGDVLIGETAVDESVAFDPERAARWVKSHMGTDWKFSVDGKDYTPVNISTVILKRLLEDINELQATHVTRAVITCPAYFGQRERDATKEAGLEAGLEDVKILNEPTAAAISFGFGHEGDGKRRVLVYDLGGGTFDVTVLDIEGNRFTAVATDGEMRLGGMMWDEELYNLITKKIASSYGLSADELSINPKDSGRLLYDAERHKKKLSTNVSVRGTFNMEDGRRGSYSVTRKEFEDATRPLITTTVDIVKRALETKNIDPATIDAFLLVGGSSKMPQVKAALSEAFPNNSIQVFDPDQSIAKGAALFSSYCFDAPEPEIIPVPAPAPSAAEVPPVSRSEPQTVRESGIEVIEEPEPVAKDANRIIVHNVLSKTFGIRVTDEKKNEYISNLIFRNEVLPISKTKIYYPVDEGQKVVKVSIYENLADTGTDRTEIVESTPVGEFLVNLPEGVDRRTEVSVRFKASDEGILTASADCLGTHKEYEIKCSFQTTEEERELSKGLIERMIL is encoded by the coding sequence ATGGATAACAGCAGCTTGAAGGTCGGTATCGACCTGGGGACAACATATTCGTGCATCGCATATCTGAACAACGAAGGGAAACCTGAGGTATGCAAGAACCTTTACGGCGGCGATACCACGCCGTCGGTGGTCTACTTCAGGGAGGACGGCGACGTGCTGATCGGGGAGACGGCCGTGGATGAATCGGTCGCCTTCGATCCGGAAAGGGCGGCCCGGTGGGTCAAGAGCCACATGGGGACCGATTGGAAGTTCTCCGTCGACGGTAAGGACTACACCCCTGTCAACATCTCCACAGTCATCCTGAAAAGGCTCCTCGAGGACATAAATGAGCTGCAGGCCACCCATGTAACGCGGGCGGTCATCACCTGCCCCGCGTACTTCGGGCAGAGGGAGAGGGACGCCACCAAGGAGGCGGGGCTCGAGGCAGGGCTCGAGGATGTCAAGATCCTGAACGAGCCTACGGCGGCCGCCATCTCGTTCGGCTTCGGCCATGAAGGCGACGGGAAGAGGAGGGTCCTGGTTTACGACCTCGGCGGAGGCACGTTCGATGTCACCGTCCTCGACATCGAGGGCAACCGGTTCACGGCCGTGGCCACCGACGGGGAGATGAGGCTCGGGGGCATGATGTGGGATGAGGAGCTCTATAATCTGATCACCAAGAAGATCGCATCATCCTACGGCCTCAGCGCCGACGAGCTCTCGATCAATCCGAAAGATTCCGGCAGGCTCCTGTACGATGCCGAGAGGCACAAGAAGAAACTGTCCACCAACGTCTCCGTCCGCGGCACGTTCAATATGGAAGACGGCCGGCGCGGCTCGTATTCAGTCACCAGGAAGGAGTTCGAGGACGCTACCCGCCCCCTCATAACGACCACCGTCGATATCGTGAAACGCGCCCTGGAGACGAAGAACATCGACCCGGCAACGATCGACGCGTTCCTGCTCGTGGGCGGGTCATCCAAGATGCCGCAGGTCAAAGCGGCCCTCTCCGAGGCCTTCCCGAACAACAGCATCCAGGTCTTCGATCCGGACCAGTCCATCGCCAAGGGCGCGGCGCTGTTCAGCAGCTACTGCTTCGATGCCCCCGAACCTGAGATCATCCCCGTTCCCGCGCCGGCCCCGTCCGCCGCGGAGGTGCCCCCTGTCAGCCGTTCCGAGCCCCAGACGGTCAGGGAGAGCGGCATCGAGGTCATCGAGGAGCCCGAGCCCGTCGCGAAGGACGCCAACAGGATCATCGTCCACAACGTCCTCTCCAAGACGTTCGGCATCAGGGTCACCGACGAGAAGAAGAACGAGTACATCTCCAACCTGATCTTCAGGAACGAGGTCCTGCCGATCAGCAAGACGAAGATCTATTACCCGGTCGATGAGGGGCAGAAGGTGGTCAAGGTCTCCATCTACGAGAACCTGGCGGACACCGGCACCGACAGGACCGAGATCGTCGAGAGCACCCCGGTCGGCGAGTTCCTGGTCAACCTCCCGGAGGGCGTCGACCGCAGGACCGAGGTATCGGTCAGGTTCAAGGCGTCCGACGAGGGCATACTGACCGCCTCCGCCGACTGCCTCGGCACCCACAAGGAGTACGAGATCAAGTGCTCGTTCCAGACCACCGAGGAGGAGAGGGAGCTCTCCAAGGGCCTTATAGAGAGGATGATCCTGTGA